In Actinoplanes octamycinicus, the genomic window GAGCAGCACGACGGCCGGGGCGATCACCAGGCGGCGCACCCAGACCGGCGGCAATCCCATGTCAGCGGCCGCCCGGCTCCGGCAGCGGGTGCACGTTGGCGGTCAGGTAGCGCCGGGAAGCGGTGTAGGCCCGGCTGATCCGGCGGCCGACCAGGGCCATGTCCCGATAGGCCCAGGGCGAGTCGTCGCCGCTCTCGCCGCCGCTGGGCAGCACGTGCACCCGGACGCCGTCGGGCAGCGAGGACATGTCCCGGGCGAACCGGTGCCGGCGGGCGATCTCGAACGCCACCTGTGCCACCTCCCACGGCCGTCTCGGCACGCTGAGCCGCCGCTCCACCCGGCCGACCTGGAGCACGAAGATGAGCCGCGCGCCGAGCCGGACCGCTTCACTGATCGGGATCGAGTTTACGATCCCGCCGTCCACGAAGTGCTCCCCGCCGATCTCCATCGGCGGCAGCAGCCCGGGCACCGCGGACGAGGCGAGCACCGCGTCGACCAGCGGCCCGCTGTCGAACCAGTGCTCGGCGGCCCGCTCGATGCTGGCCGCGCAGCAGTGGAACGGCACCTTCAGATCGGCGAAGGTGACGCCCTCGCCCAGCTCGCCCTCCAGCAGCCGGCGCAGCGGGAGCGGCGAGTGCAGGTGGGTGCGGGCCGCGAAGCGGCGCATCTGCCGGCCGATCGAGTCGCCGTAGACGGCCGCCGCCTCCGGGGACATCCAGAGCCGGACCAGCCGGTCGGTGACCGCCTCGCCCGGCTCGGCGGAGACCAGGGCGCCGTTCACCGCGCCGATCGACGTGCCGACCACCAGGTCCGGCCGGAAGCCGGCCCGGAACAGCGCCCGAAGCATGCCCACCTCGACCGCCCCGAGCACGCCACCGCCGCCGAGCACGAACGCCACCGGACCGTCGACCATGTGGTCCATGCTGTCACGGTGCCGGCGGGCTTGCCTTGACGCCGGTGTCAAGCCGTAGCGTCGGCCGCATGCTGCTGATCGGAGAGCTGGCGGAGCTGGCCGGGACGAGTCCGCGGACGCTGCGCTACTACGAGGAGCACGGGCTGGTCCGGGCCACCCGGGACGCGAACGGCTACCGGCAGTACGACGACGCCGAGCTGCGCGTGGTGCACGAGATCCGCACCCTGCTGGCGTCCGGCTTCGGCCTGGACGACATCCGGCCGTTCGTCGCCTGCCTGCGGGCCGGCAACAGCGCCGGCCACGTCTGCCCGGACTCGGTCGCGGTGCTCCGCCGCAAGATCGCCGAGGTGGACGACTACCTCGGCCAGCTCACCGAGGTCCGCGAGCGGCTGCACGACCAACTGAGCCAAGCCCTCGAGCACCGGGAGACGCGATGCCGGACGACGCCCTGATCACCATCACCGACGCCACCTTCGACGAGCTGGTCCGCCAGTCCCGGCTGCCGGTGGTGGTCGACTTCTGGGCGCAGTGGTGCCCGCCCTGCGGCCCGATGTCCCGGCTGCTGGCCGAGCTGGCCCCGGAGTTCGCCGGGCAGCTGGTGATCGGCACGCTGGACGCCGACGAGAACCCGGTCGCCGCGCGCGCCCACCGGGTGCTGGCCATGCCGACCCTGCTGTTCTTCCGGGACGGCGTGGTCACCGGCTCGATCGTCGGCGCGCGGCCGAAGTCGGTGCTGCGCTCGGCGCTGGCCGGCGCTGTGACGCCGTACGCGAATCGCTGAGAACGCGGGGCCGGACAGACGCTAGTCCAGCTCGGGCATCGCCACCGGCTGGGGCCGGGGGTGGCAGGTGCCGCACTGCACGGCGTCCTCCACCACCAGCGCCTCGGCCCGGTCCCGGGCCACCGACCGGGTGATCTCCAGCAGGTACGGCCCGAACCGGGCGTGCTCCACGCACACGCCCCGCCCGCAGAACCGGCAGGTGGCGCGCGCCCGGTCGGCGCAGAACCAGCACAGCATCCGAGCCCCTCCCTGGGCTAACCCGGTCCGGTCGTGCCGCCCGGCGCCGAGGTGGTCTCCTGCGGCGCCGTCGTGGTGGTCGGCGCCCCGGTCGGTGTCGACGCGGTGGTCGTCGGCGTCCCGGTCGGCGCCGTGGTGGTGGTCGTCGGCCTGGTGGTCGGCTTGGTGGTCGGCTTCTTGGTGGGCTTGGCGGTCCGGGTGGTCTGCCCGTTCGGCGTGGTGGTCTCGTCCGGCGTCGGTGTGGGGCTGCTGCTCGACGACGGCGAGGCGCTCGGCGACGCGCTGCTCGGGCTCGCGCTCGGCGCGCTGGTCACCGGCACGGCCGTCTCGGACGGGAACGGCGCCTCGGACGCGTCGTCGCCCTCGCTCACCGCCGGCGGGCTGACCTTGACCCCGTCGCCGCAGCCCAGGTCGCCGCCGACCGGTTCACTGGCCACCCCGCCGGCGGTCACCGTGCCGTTGGCCACCGTGATCGACGCCAGATCGACCGAGTACCAGGCCTTGCCGGTGTTCGTCACGTCGCCCTGGACCCGGCCGATGGTCAGGCCGAGCGGCTGGTACGCCCCGCTGGTGCCGGCCGTCGCGGCGAGCACCCGCCCGCTCTCCAGGCTCAGCCGCCCGGACGGGGCCGGCTCCCGGCCGGACGCCACCGCGGCCCCGGTCAGGGTGATCCGGGCGCCCGGGCAGAGCAGCACCGCGCCGCCGCCCGGGAAGGTGAGCCGGGCCCGGCTCTTGCCGGGCGCCTCG contains:
- a CDS encoding patatin-like phospholipase family protein, translating into MVDGPVAFVLGGGGVLGAVEVGMLRALFRAGFRPDLVVGTSIGAVNGALVSAEPGEAVTDRLVRLWMSPEAAAVYGDSIGRQMRRFAARTHLHSPLPLRRLLEGELGEGVTFADLKVPFHCCAASIERAAEHWFDSGPLVDAVLASSAVPGLLPPMEIGGEHFVDGGIVNSIPISEAVRLGARLIFVLQVGRVERRLSVPRRPWEVAQVAFEIARRHRFARDMSSLPDGVRVHVLPSGGESGDDSPWAYRDMALVGRRISRAYTASRRYLTANVHPLPEPGGR
- a CDS encoding MerR family transcriptional regulator, which gives rise to MLLIGELAELAGTSPRTLRYYEEHGLVRATRDANGYRQYDDAELRVVHEIRTLLASGFGLDDIRPFVACLRAGNSAGHVCPDSVAVLRRKIAEVDDYLGQLTEVRERLHDQLSQALEHRETRCRTTP
- a CDS encoding thioredoxin family protein produces the protein MPDDALITITDATFDELVRQSRLPVVVDFWAQWCPPCGPMSRLLAELAPEFAGQLVIGTLDADENPVAARAHRVLAMPTLLFFRDGVVTGSIVGARPKSVLRSALAGAVTPYANR